In a single window of the Pseudoxanthomonas sp. F37 genome:
- a CDS encoding DUF2065 family protein, giving the protein MSELWSALCLVAILEGLVLFAIPAGWKRAVLQLLQMSDGQVRAVGGFILIFGLTLLWAVKH; this is encoded by the coding sequence ATGTCCGAACTCTGGTCCGCCCTGTGCCTGGTCGCCATCCTGGAAGGCCTGGTGCTGTTCGCCATCCCCGCCGGCTGGAAGCGCGCCGTGCTGCAACTGCTGCAGATGTCCGACGGCCAGGTCCGCGCGGTCGGCGGCTTCATCCTGATCTTCGGGCTGACCCTGCTGTGGGCGGTGAAGCACTGA